The following are from one region of the Stenotrophomonas lactitubi genome:
- a CDS encoding amidohydrolase translates to MSTLVIRNARITTLDPQQPHAQALAVQEGRIVAVGSDEQIMRDWGSEATLIDAQGRRLVPGLNDSHTHLIRGGLNYNLELRWDGLRSLADAMAMLKAQVDRTPAPQWVRVVGGFTATQFTEKRLPTLQELNDIAPDTPVFLLHLYDRALLNRAALRACGYTRETPDPPGGQIVRDSLGNPTGLLLAKPNALILYATLAKGPKLPIEYQANSTRHFMRELNRLGITSVIDAGGGFQNYPEDYQVIEQLHRDDQLTVRIAYNLFTQNKGSEVSDFRGWSEMLQPRQGDDLLRHNGAGEMLVFSAADFELFNEPRAELPPELEPELHDVVKLLVEKRWPFRIHATYDESISRILDVYEQVNREVPFDGLHWFIDHAETITPRNIERIRALNGGIAVQHRMAYQGEAFVQRYGVQAARHTPPVKRMLAEGVPVGAGTDATRVASYNPWVALSWLVTGRTVGGLALYGDENLLEREQALRLWTQGSAWFSGDEAVKGTLKAGQLADFILLSADFFRVDEPQIADITSLLTVVGGRIVHGDGDYAGLAPQLPPAMPDWSPVNRFGGYHVGGAATGLAATHHHHHGAACSTHGSHGHAARHAAPTDDLTAFWGAMGCSCFAF, encoded by the coding sequence ATGAGCACGCTGGTCATCCGCAACGCACGCATCACCACCCTCGACCCGCAGCAACCGCATGCGCAGGCATTGGCCGTGCAGGAGGGGCGCATCGTCGCCGTCGGCAGCGATGAACAGATCATGCGCGACTGGGGCAGCGAAGCTACCCTCATCGATGCACAGGGACGGCGCCTGGTGCCGGGTCTCAATGACAGCCATACGCACCTGATTCGCGGCGGCTTGAACTACAACCTGGAGCTGCGCTGGGACGGCCTGCGCTCGCTGGCCGATGCGATGGCCATGCTGAAGGCGCAGGTTGACCGCACGCCCGCACCGCAGTGGGTGCGCGTGGTAGGGGGATTCACCGCCACCCAGTTCACCGAGAAGCGCCTGCCGACCCTGCAGGAACTGAACGACATCGCCCCGGATACGCCGGTGTTCCTGCTGCACCTGTATGACCGCGCGTTGCTCAACCGCGCCGCGCTGCGTGCCTGCGGCTATACCAGGGAAACACCCGATCCGCCCGGCGGGCAGATCGTGCGCGATTCGCTGGGCAACCCGACCGGCCTGCTGCTGGCCAAGCCGAACGCGCTGATCCTGTATGCGACCCTGGCCAAGGGGCCGAAACTGCCGATCGAATACCAGGCCAATTCCACCCGCCATTTCATGCGCGAGTTGAACCGCCTGGGCATCACCTCGGTGATCGACGCCGGCGGTGGCTTCCAGAACTACCCCGAGGACTACCAGGTCATCGAGCAGCTGCATCGCGATGATCAGCTGACCGTGCGCATCGCCTACAACCTGTTCACCCAGAACAAGGGCAGCGAGGTCAGCGATTTCCGCGGCTGGAGCGAGATGCTGCAGCCGCGCCAGGGCGATGACCTGCTGCGCCACAACGGTGCCGGCGAGATGCTGGTGTTCTCGGCAGCCGATTTCGAACTGTTCAACGAGCCGCGCGCGGAACTGCCGCCGGAGCTGGAGCCGGAACTGCACGACGTGGTCAAGCTGCTGGTGGAGAAGCGTTGGCCGTTCCGCATCCACGCGACCTACGACGAGAGCATCAGCCGCATCCTCGATGTCTACGAACAGGTCAACCGCGAGGTGCCGTTCGATGGCCTGCACTGGTTCATCGACCACGCCGAGACCATCACCCCGCGTAACATCGAGCGTATCCGCGCCTTGAACGGCGGCATCGCCGTGCAGCACCGCATGGCCTACCAGGGCGAGGCGTTCGTGCAGCGCTATGGCGTGCAGGCGGCGCGGCACACGCCACCGGTGAAGCGGATGCTGGCCGAGGGCGTACCGGTCGGCGCCGGTACCGACGCCACCCGCGTGGCCAGCTACAACCCGTGGGTGGCGCTGTCGTGGCTGGTGACCGGGCGCACCGTCGGTGGCCTGGCCCTGTACGGTGATGAAAACCTGCTGGAACGTGAGCAGGCTTTGCGCTTGTGGACGCAGGGCAGTGCCTGGTTCTCCGGCGACGAAGCGGTGAAGGGCACGCTGAAGGCGGGCCAGCTGGCCGACTTCATCCTGTTGTCGGCGGACTTCTTCCGTGTCGATGAGCCGCAGATCGCCGACATCACCAGCTTGTTGACCGTGGTGGGTGGCCGCATCGTGCATGGCGACGGCGACTACGCCGGGTTGGCGCCGCAGCTGCCTCCAGCAATGCCGGACTGGTCGCCGGTGAACCGGTTCGGTGGCTACCACGTCGGCGGCGCCGCCACTGGCTTGGCGGCGACCCATCATCACCATCACGGCGCCGCCTGCAGCACCCATGGTTCGCACGGCCATGCGGCCCGCCATGCCGCGCCAACCGATGACCTGACCGCGTTCTGGGGCGCGATGGGATGTTCGTGCTTCGCATTCTGA
- a CDS encoding DoxX family protein: MRDGHGLDLALLILRVAAGGFLLPHALGKLFGWFNGPGLAGFAGELRGFGLPAAAPLPLLLALLQVVAGTAVMLGWQARIAALVAAAFIAFTALLAVPKGWFWMRGGAEYPLLWTLALLAIALAGPGAWAVDGLVLSGDIA; this comes from the coding sequence GTGCGCGACGGCCATGGCCTCGACCTGGCCTTGCTGATCCTGCGGGTGGCGGCGGGAGGATTCCTGCTGCCGCACGCGCTGGGGAAACTGTTCGGCTGGTTCAACGGGCCTGGCCTGGCGGGCTTTGCCGGCGAACTGCGTGGCTTCGGTCTGCCTGCGGCGGCTCCTCTGCCACTGCTTCTTGCGCTGCTGCAGGTGGTGGCCGGCACCGCAGTGATGCTGGGCTGGCAGGCCCGGATCGCCGCGCTCGTGGCTGCCGCGTTCATCGCCTTCACCGCACTGCTGGCGGTGCCCAAAGGGTGGTTTTGGATGCGCGGCGGTGCCGAGTATCCGTTGTTGTGGACGCTGGCATTGCTGGCCATCGCCCTGGCCGGGCCCGGCGCGTGGGCGGTGGATGGGCTGGTTCTTTCTGGAGACATCGCATGA
- a CDS encoding hydrolase, whose product MNLATATATPAKALLSPTDHALILIDYQSQMAFATHTIDISALRNNVSLISKGAKGFNVPVLLTTVAEKSFSGPMFPELPVIFPGQAVFDRTSMNTWEDQPVIDEVNRIGKRRLVLAGLWTSVCIVGPTLSALEQGFEVYVITDACGDVSEEAHERAITRMVQAGAVPITSVQYLLELQRDWARGETYDLTTGIARDHAGGYGVGIQYAKTMFGAQEGGR is encoded by the coding sequence ATGAACCTCGCCACCGCCACCGCCACCCCCGCCAAAGCACTGCTGTCACCCACCGACCACGCCCTGATCCTGATCGACTACCAGTCGCAGATGGCATTCGCCACCCACACCATCGACATCTCCGCGCTGCGCAACAACGTGTCGTTGATCAGCAAGGGCGCGAAGGGCTTCAACGTGCCGGTGCTGCTGACCACGGTGGCCGAGAAGTCATTCTCCGGCCCGATGTTCCCGGAGCTGCCGGTGATCTTCCCGGGGCAGGCGGTGTTCGATCGCACGTCGATGAATACCTGGGAAGACCAGCCGGTGATCGATGAGGTGAACCGCATCGGCAAGCGTCGGCTGGTGCTGGCCGGACTGTGGACCAGCGTCTGCATCGTCGGCCCGACGCTGTCGGCGCTGGAGCAGGGGTTCGAGGTCTATGTGATCACCGATGCCTGCGGCGATGTGAGCGAAGAGGCGCATGAACGCGCGATCACCCGCATGGTGCAGGCCGGTGCAGTGCCGATCACCAGCGTGCAGTACCTGCTGGAACTGCAGCGCGACTGGGCGCGCGGTGAGACCTACGACCTGACCACCGGCATCGCTCGCGACCATGCGGGCGGCTATGGCGTCGGCATCCAGTACGCCAAGACCATGTTCGGCGCGCAGGAAGGCGGGCGCTGA
- a CDS encoding helix-turn-helix transcriptional regulator, producing MLAPQQSAALQRALRYIDEHLSQPLRVTELAEVACVSRFHLVRLFRSGTGASPLRYVRRRRIERARQLLATHRQSMTCLAQHLGFFDQSHFVRSFRAETGCSPGQYLAGDAALALPLVVSSTGVHP from the coding sequence ATGCTGGCGCCCCAGCAGTCGGCCGCCCTGCAGCGTGCGCTGCGCTACATCGATGAGCACCTGTCGCAGCCGCTGCGGGTCACCGAGCTGGCCGAGGTCGCCTGCGTCAGCCGTTTCCATCTGGTGCGCCTGTTCCGCAGTGGCACCGGTGCCAGCCCGCTTCGCTATGTACGTCGACGGCGCATTGAACGTGCGCGGCAGCTGCTGGCGACCCACCGGCAGTCGATGACCTGCCTGGCCCAGCATCTCGGTTTTTTCGACCAGAGCCATTTCGTCCGCAGCTTCCGCGCCGAGACCGGCTGCAGCCCCGGCCAGTATCTGGCCGGCGATGCGGCGCTCGCACTTCCCCTTGTTGTTTCCTCCACTGGAGTCCACCCATGA
- a CDS encoding sensor histidine kinase, whose translation MRVMRGHIFPLPRRLPALLSCLLLWIALPVLAAQHPVISDGMPSYQHTAWRVGQGAPGDIWDIAQDREGMLWLATGSGLYRFDGRRFERQAAPAGTRFPSTNMVTLGLDGEGDGLWIGYFQAGISQFSPQRLRSFGRAQGVPVGVVPRFAHDHNGRLWAAVNGGLRWFDGQRWQAPAADEGVPRRRVQWLLQDSHGTFWVLADLHIWKRAAGKTAFENTGIAVSQMATLVESPQGEIWLADRIRGTSPLANAQGLLPPSEREARRMPDLVAARLQFTADGALWATMSPHGGVARVTFDGQQAVRIERFDTPQGLTATSAVPVIADREGNLWVGTNLGLNRFRARSVQTLAVGPSDPYRSLVRGSDGRVYGYGEDLKLFDLQRPLLAGSAVQLQAAAQRAPTPVWQFDWINLARTVGGHTTRIPLPAPFTGQPLHALLFADDDQAWVCAGEQAVLQYADDRWRRETRLPEQACSSLARASDDALLLGYSDGTLRRLDTASIATFGAAQGLSVGPITALLQHDDLLLVAGEAGLAARLGNGRFLPVRTNTTGILEGITGMVADAQGRLWLNGSRGLVRLEVATLRSALRDGQPVAPRLFDAVDGMPGIALQSGPIPTAVLAADGLLWLATNQGLAWLDTLQPHINSMAPGVRIGDVLYGTTQTPLQEGLRLPAGTSQLQIDYVALSLARPERNRYRYRLSGVDDGWQDAGGSTRAYYTNLAPGHYHFEVEAANEDGIWSRTPAIRNFRIAPTFLQSVWFKLLCVVLVLAVLMLAIRIRSGQLAMLFRARLQERNGERERIARDLHDTLLQGSQGLILRLHAISQSSHTPEPVRTQLEAAMQLAERNLAEGRERVNALRDGPFAGRDLASALADVHAEYAGQGTNPLRLTVEGSPPPLQTDAAEEVFLIGREAIRNALRHAQASAIEVELSYGTRCFLLHVRDDGVGIADEDAGRGHWGMQGMRERAHRLGAELQLWTRPGLGTEVALSVPARRLYHRRPSRWRWPWSRPTHD comes from the coding sequence ATGCGCGTCATGCGTGGCCACATCTTCCCTCTCCCGCGTCGCCTGCCGGCGCTGCTGTCGTGCCTGCTGTTGTGGATCGCCCTGCCCGTGCTCGCTGCACAGCACCCAGTGATCAGCGACGGCATGCCCAGCTACCAGCACACCGCGTGGCGGGTGGGCCAAGGGGCGCCCGGCGATATCTGGGACATCGCCCAGGATCGTGAGGGCATGCTGTGGCTGGCGACCGGCTCGGGCCTGTACCGCTTCGACGGTCGCCGTTTCGAGCGCCAGGCGGCACCGGCTGGCACCCGATTCCCCTCCACCAACATGGTCACGCTCGGCCTCGATGGCGAGGGCGACGGCCTGTGGATCGGTTATTTCCAGGCCGGCATCAGCCAGTTCTCGCCTCAGCGGCTGCGCAGTTTCGGGCGAGCGCAGGGCGTGCCGGTGGGCGTGGTCCCGCGCTTCGCGCATGACCACAACGGACGCCTGTGGGCGGCAGTCAATGGTGGCCTGCGCTGGTTCGACGGGCAACGCTGGCAGGCTCCAGCCGCCGATGAAGGCGTGCCACGACGTCGTGTGCAATGGCTGCTGCAGGACAGCCACGGCACCTTCTGGGTGCTGGCCGACCTGCACATCTGGAAGCGCGCGGCGGGAAAGACCGCATTTGAAAACACCGGCATCGCCGTCTCGCAGATGGCAACCCTGGTGGAAAGCCCGCAGGGCGAGATCTGGCTGGCCGACCGCATCCGCGGCACTTCACCACTGGCCAACGCGCAGGGGCTGCTGCCCCCCAGCGAGCGCGAAGCGCGGCGCATGCCGGACCTGGTAGCCGCGCGGCTGCAGTTCACCGCCGATGGCGCACTCTGGGCCACGATGAGCCCGCACGGTGGCGTCGCCCGCGTCACCTTCGATGGCCAGCAGGCCGTGCGCATCGAGCGCTTCGACACACCGCAGGGCCTCACCGCGACCTCGGCGGTGCCGGTCATCGCTGACCGCGAAGGCAACCTCTGGGTCGGCACCAACCTCGGCCTCAACCGCTTCCGCGCCCGCAGCGTGCAGACGCTGGCCGTCGGCCCCAGCGATCCTTACCGCTCGCTGGTACGCGGCAGCGATGGCCGCGTGTACGGCTATGGCGAAGACCTCAAGCTGTTCGACCTGCAGCGCCCGCTGCTGGCCGGTAGCGCGGTGCAGTTGCAGGCCGCCGCGCAGCGGGCGCCCACGCCGGTCTGGCAGTTCGACTGGATCAACCTCGCGCGCACGGTGGGCGGCCACACCACGCGCATTCCCTTGCCCGCACCGTTCACCGGCCAGCCCCTGCATGCCCTGCTGTTTGCCGACGATGACCAGGCCTGGGTCTGCGCCGGTGAGCAGGCGGTGCTGCAGTACGCGGATGACCGCTGGCGACGCGAGACGCGGCTGCCCGAGCAGGCCTGCTCGTCGCTGGCGCGTGCCAGCGACGACGCGCTGCTGCTTGGCTATTCCGACGGCACGCTGCGCCGTCTGGATACCGCATCGATCGCCACGTTCGGCGCGGCACAGGGGCTGTCAGTCGGCCCGATAACCGCGCTGCTGCAACATGACGATCTACTGCTGGTTGCCGGTGAGGCGGGCCTGGCCGCGCGCCTCGGCAACGGCCGCTTCCTGCCCGTACGCACCAACACCACCGGCATCCTCGAAGGCATTACCGGCATGGTCGCCGATGCCCAAGGGCGACTCTGGCTCAACGGCAGCCGCGGCCTGGTGCGGCTCGAAGTCGCTACCCTGCGCAGCGCACTGCGCGACGGCCAGCCCGTTGCCCCGCGCCTGTTCGATGCCGTCGATGGCATGCCCGGCATTGCCCTGCAAAGCGGCCCCATCCCGACCGCCGTACTGGCCGCCGACGGCCTGCTGTGGCTGGCCACCAACCAGGGCCTGGCGTGGCTGGATACCCTGCAGCCGCACATCAACAGCATGGCCCCCGGGGTGCGCATCGGCGACGTGCTGTATGGCACCACCCAGACGCCGTTGCAGGAGGGCTTGCGCCTGCCGGCCGGAACCTCCCAGCTGCAGATCGACTATGTCGCGCTGTCGCTGGCGCGGCCCGAGCGCAACCGCTATCGCTACCGCCTGTCCGGCGTGGACGACGGCTGGCAGGACGCCGGTGGCAGCACGCGCGCTTACTACACCAATCTGGCGCCGGGTCATTACCATTTCGAGGTGGAGGCTGCCAACGAGGACGGCATCTGGAGCCGCACGCCAGCCATCCGCAACTTCCGGATCGCGCCCACGTTCCTGCAGAGCGTCTGGTTCAAGTTGCTGTGCGTGGTGCTGGTGCTGGCCGTGCTGATGTTGGCCATCCGCATCCGCAGCGGCCAGCTCGCGATGCTGTTCCGCGCGCGCCTGCAGGAGCGCAACGGCGAACGCGAACGCATCGCACGCGACCTGCACGACACCCTGCTGCAGGGCAGCCAGGGGCTCATCCTGCGGCTGCACGCCATCAGCCAGTCCTCGCATACACCGGAGCCGGTGCGTACCCAGCTGGAGGCGGCGATGCAGTTGGCCGAACGGAATCTTGCCGAAGGCCGGGAACGGGTCAACGCACTCCGTGACGGACCGTTTGCCGGTCGCGACCTCGCCTCGGCGCTGGCCGATGTGCACGCCGAATACGCGGGCCAAGGCACCAACCCGCTGCGCCTGACCGTGGAAGGCAGCCCCCCGCCCCTGCAGACCGATGCCGCCGAAGAAGTGTTCCTGATCGGACGCGAGGCCATCCGCAACGCGTTGCGGCATGCGCAGGCCAGTGCCATCGAAGTGGAGCTGTCCTACGGCACGCGCTGCTTCCTGCTGCACGTACGCGATGATGGTGTCGGCATTGCCGACGAGGATGCCGGCCGCGGTCATTGGGGCATGCAGGGCATGCGCGAGCGCGCACATCGGCTGGGCGCGGAACTGCAGTTGTGGACCCGACCGGGCCTGGGCACCGAAGTGGCGCTGTCCGTGCCGGCCCGTCGCCTGTATCACCGCCGTCCATCGCGCTGGCGCTGGCCCTGGAGCAGACCCACCCATGACTGA
- a CDS encoding response regulator, whose translation MTESLPPIGVLVVDDHPLLRDGLAALLSTHTDLRLLGEAADGEEALARYQQLQPDVVLMDLQMPRMDGVEAIVRIRALDPRARIIVLTTYRGDVRAVRALQAGASAYLLKDTLRHELVDTIRMVASGRRAPIPAEVAASIAAHVVEDRLSPRETEVLRHVAGGLSNKRIGERMLISEQTVKAHMKSLMDKLGVGDRTHAVTQALRRGIISLDDTGQD comes from the coding sequence ATGACTGAATCCCTTCCTCCCATCGGCGTACTGGTGGTCGATGACCATCCCCTGCTGCGCGATGGCTTGGCGGCATTGCTGAGCACGCACACGGACCTGCGCCTGCTCGGCGAAGCCGCCGATGGCGAAGAGGCGCTTGCCCGCTACCAGCAGCTGCAACCGGATGTGGTGCTGATGGACCTGCAGATGCCACGCATGGACGGCGTGGAAGCGATCGTGCGGATCCGCGCGCTTGATCCACGTGCACGCATCATCGTGCTGACGACCTATCGTGGCGATGTGCGTGCGGTGCGTGCACTGCAGGCTGGGGCCAGCGCCTACCTGCTGAAGGACACGCTGCGCCACGAACTGGTGGACACCATCCGCATGGTGGCCAGCGGCCGCCGCGCACCGATACCGGCAGAGGTGGCGGCCAGCATCGCCGCGCATGTCGTGGAAGACCGGTTGTCGCCGCGCGAAACCGAAGTACTGCGCCACGTGGCCGGCGGCCTGTCGAACAAGCGCATCGGCGAACGCATGCTGATTTCCGAGCAGACGGTGAAGGCGCACATGAAGAGCCTGATGGACAAGCTGGGCGTCGGCGACCGCACCCACGCGGTAACCCAGGCGCTGCGCCGCGGAATCATCAGCCTGGATGACACCGGTCAGGATTGA
- a CDS encoding MFS transporter — protein sequence MSTPSLSTITTAPSAAPAPSLVLAMAAGAGFSVASLYYSQPMLGLIAQDLGAGERVVGLVPTLTQLGYALGILLLAPLGDRFDRRNLILLKSVLLALALGAAALAGQLPGLLVASLLVGLMATLAQDIVPAAAVLAPDAQRGQVVGRVMTGLLLGILLSRVVSGVVAEAWGWRVQFGLAALSVLAMGAVMARALPHFAAASTLRYPALLGSLLALWREQPQLRRAVASQSLLAVGFSAFWSTLALMLHARLGLGSAAAGAFGIAGAAGALAAPVAGRFADRLGSPAVARLAIAVALAGFALLLAESWLPAAALLPLLVVSALLFDFGFQSALVAHQTLVYGLVPPARSRLNALLFTGMFIGMAGGGALGSLALAQWGWQGVAWLATICAGGSLLIRLR from the coding sequence ATGTCCACTCCCTCGCTCTCAACCATCACCACTGCGCCCAGCGCTGCGCCCGCCCCATCATTGGTGCTGGCCATGGCCGCCGGCGCGGGCTTCTCGGTGGCCTCGCTCTACTACAGCCAGCCGATGTTGGGCCTGATCGCCCAGGATCTTGGTGCCGGCGAGCGCGTCGTGGGCCTGGTGCCGACCCTGACCCAGCTGGGCTACGCACTGGGCATCCTGCTGCTGGCTCCGCTGGGCGACCGCTTCGACCGGCGCAACCTGATCCTGCTGAAGTCGGTGCTGTTGGCGTTGGCCCTGGGTGCGGCGGCCTTGGCCGGCCAGTTGCCTGGGCTGCTTGTTGCCAGCCTGCTGGTCGGGCTGATGGCCACGCTGGCGCAGGACATCGTGCCGGCCGCTGCGGTGCTGGCGCCGGATGCGCAGCGTGGGCAGGTGGTGGGCAGGGTAATGACCGGCCTGCTGCTGGGCATCCTGCTGTCGCGCGTGGTCAGCGGCGTGGTGGCCGAAGCCTGGGGCTGGCGCGTGCAGTTCGGCCTTGCTGCACTCTCGGTGCTGGCGATGGGCGCGGTGATGGCACGGGCACTGCCGCACTTCGCAGCGGCCAGCACGCTGCGCTACCCCGCGTTGCTGGGCTCGTTGCTGGCACTGTGGCGCGAGCAGCCGCAGTTGCGTCGCGCCGTGGCCAGCCAGTCGCTGCTGGCGGTGGGCTTCAGTGCGTTCTGGTCGACGCTGGCGCTGATGCTGCATGCACGGCTGGGTCTGGGCAGCGCCGCCGCGGGTGCGTTCGGTATTGCCGGTGCTGCGGGTGCATTGGCTGCGCCCGTTGCTGGCCGCTTCGCCGATCGCTTGGGCAGCCCTGCGGTAGCGCGGTTGGCGATCGCCGTCGCGCTGGCAGGCTTTGCCCTGTTGCTGGCCGAGTCCTGGCTGCCGGCCGCTGCGTTGCTGCCGTTGCTGGTGGTCAGCGCGTTGCTGTTCGATTTCGGTTTCCAGTCGGCGCTGGTCGCGCACCAGACCCTGGTCTACGGCCTAGTGCCGCCGGCACGCAGTCGCCTCAACGCGTTGCTGTTCACCGGCATGTTCATCGGCATGGCCGGCGGCGGTGCATTGGGCAGCCTGGCGTTGGCGCAGTGGGGATGGCAGGGCGTGGCGTGGCTGGCGACGATCTGTGCTGGTGGCAGCCTGCTGATCCGCCTGCGTTGA
- a CDS encoding LysR family transcriptional regulator, which produces MNDLALGGDRLDLLRTFLRIVDSGSLSAAALQLGTTQPTVSRRLQALERQLGLRLLQRSTHGLLLTEDGQRCQRHAQRVVDEWEALQAELHGQAQMLSGRLRVMVPHAFGQAQLLPTMLDFLAQHPQLSLEWILEDRRPDFIAEGIDCAVRVGTVDEPRMVALPLAEVPRIVVAAPSLADAGSITTPEQAQALPWISLVTYYRERLLLHDAQGRAHTLSITPRLLSDNLFVVQQAARAGLGAAVVSAWLVADDLAEGRLVQLLPDWQAPPLPVHLVFPAARQQPLRLRAFIDAMKAALPQLHGMRPAPR; this is translated from the coding sequence ATGAACGACCTTGCCTTGGGTGGCGACCGCCTGGACCTGCTGCGTACTTTCCTGCGCATCGTGGACAGTGGCAGCCTTTCTGCTGCTGCCCTGCAACTGGGCACCACCCAGCCCACCGTCAGCCGTCGGCTTCAAGCCCTGGAGCGGCAACTGGGCCTGCGCCTGCTGCAACGGTCCACCCACGGCCTGCTGCTGACCGAGGACGGCCAGCGCTGCCAACGCCATGCGCAGCGGGTGGTGGACGAATGGGAAGCGCTGCAGGCCGAGCTGCACGGCCAGGCCCAGATGCTCAGCGGGCGCCTGCGGGTGATGGTGCCGCACGCATTCGGCCAGGCGCAGCTGCTGCCGACCATGCTCGATTTCCTCGCCCAGCATCCACAGTTGAGCCTGGAGTGGATCCTTGAGGACCGCCGTCCGGACTTCATCGCCGAAGGCATCGACTGCGCGGTGCGGGTCGGCACGGTCGATGAACCGCGCATGGTCGCCCTGCCGCTGGCCGAAGTACCGCGCATCGTGGTGGCCGCACCCTCGCTGGCCGACGCGGGTTCGATCACCACGCCCGAACAGGCGCAGGCATTGCCGTGGATCTCGCTGGTCACCTACTACCGCGAACGTCTGTTGCTGCACGACGCGCAAGGCCGCGCACACACGCTGTCGATCACGCCACGCCTGCTCAGCGACAACCTGTTCGTGGTGCAGCAGGCTGCACGTGCTGGCTTGGGCGCGGCGGTGGTTTCGGCTTGGCTGGTGGCCGACGATCTGGCCGAAGGACGGCTGGTGCAGCTGCTGCCGGACTGGCAGGCACCGCCGCTGCCGGTGCACCTGGTGTTCCCTGCGGCGCGACAGCAACCCCTGCGCCTGCGCGCCTTCATCGACGCGATGAAAGCCGCGCTGCCGCAACTGCATGGCATGCGGCCGGCACCGCGCTAG
- a CDS encoding amidohydrolase family protein produces MLRSRPLSLAILLAVAPLSASAAERADLLIRNATVVDVEHARSMPGQSVVIRGEDIVAVGPDAQVRSQWSTSRQIDAKGKYLIPGLWDMHVHFGGGPALVEENKALLPLYIAHGITTIRDCSGDLPQQVLQWRGEIANGTLFGPRLLTSGAKIEGIKPVWKGTIEVGSKADADKAIERLQHDKVDFVKITDSTLTPELFLYSASAARKAGFKASGHIPMALTVEQAVDAGLASIEHLDYAFKAGSKDEAQIAADFGAGRIDRAEANRRLDASFDRETALHAYRDFAKRGVFVTPTLNGGRILDFLDQDDHANDPYLAYIGPGLRATYTWRVGRAAKATPAQIEARHAQYHQVAAVLPLLQEAGVTIIAGTDAGFLNSFNYPGIGLHQELQLFVKEGLSAPQALSAATRSGPAWFGQMQRYGGVATGKAADLVLLTANPLQDIAATEKIDSVILRGDVYDRAALDRMLADTKAKVAGWNAAAK; encoded by the coding sequence ATGTTGCGTTCCCGTCCGTTGTCCCTTGCAATCCTTCTTGCCGTTGCGCCGCTGTCGGCGTCTGCCGCCGAACGCGCCGATCTGCTGATCCGCAACGCCACGGTGGTCGATGTCGAGCACGCACGCAGCATGCCCGGGCAGAGCGTGGTCATCCGTGGCGAGGACATCGTCGCGGTCGGTCCCGATGCGCAGGTGCGCAGCCAGTGGAGTACCAGCCGCCAGATCGACGCCAAGGGCAAGTACCTGATTCCGGGCTTGTGGGACATGCACGTGCACTTCGGTGGCGGCCCGGCGCTGGTGGAAGAGAACAAGGCGCTGCTGCCGCTGTACATCGCCCACGGCATCACCACGATCCGTGACTGCTCCGGGGATCTTCCGCAGCAGGTACTGCAGTGGCGCGGTGAAATCGCCAACGGCACGCTGTTCGGCCCGCGCCTGCTGACGTCCGGTGCGAAGATCGAAGGCATCAAGCCGGTCTGGAAAGGCACGATCGAGGTGGGCAGCAAGGCCGACGCGGACAAGGCGATCGAGCGCCTGCAGCACGACAAGGTCGACTTCGTGAAGATCACCGACAGCACGCTGACCCCGGAACTGTTCCTGTACTCGGCCAGCGCCGCGCGCAAGGCGGGTTTCAAGGCCTCAGGCCATATTCCGATGGCGTTGACGGTGGAACAGGCAGTGGATGCAGGCCTGGCCTCGATCGAACACCTGGACTATGCCTTCAAGGCTGGCAGCAAGGATGAAGCGCAGATCGCCGCCGATTTCGGCGCCGGGCGCATCGACCGCGCCGAGGCCAACCGCCGGCTCGACGCCAGCTTCGATCGCGAAACCGCGCTGCATGCCTATCGTGATTTCGCCAAGCGCGGCGTATTCGTGACGCCCACGCTCAACGGCGGCCGTATCCTCGACTTCCTCGACCAGGACGACCACGCCAACGACCCATATCTGGCTTACATCGGCCCGGGCCTGCGTGCGACCTATACCTGGCGCGTGGGGCGCGCTGCAAAGGCGACGCCCGCGCAGATCGAAGCGCGCCATGCGCAGTACCACCAGGTGGCCGCAGTGCTGCCGCTGCTGCAGGAAGCGGGGGTGACGATCATCGCCGGTACCGATGCGGGCTTCCTCAACTCGTTCAACTATCCGGGTATCGGCCTGCACCAGGAGCTGCAGCTGTTCGTGAAGGAAGGTCTGAGTGCACCGCAGGCGCTGTCGGCCGCGACCCGCTCCGGCCCGGCCTGGTTTGGCCAGATGCAGCGCTATGGCGGTGTTGCCACGGGCAAAGCCGCCGATCTGGTACTGCTGACCGCCAATCCGTTGCAGGACATCGCCGCCACCGAAAAGATCGACAGCGTGATCCTGCGCGGCGATGTGTACGATCGCGCGGCGCTGGACAGGATGCTGGCCGACACCAAGGCCAAGGTCGCTGGCTGGAATGCCGCGGCGAAGTAG